TATGAATATATGGGTAAAAGATTTGTCTAAATAGTACGTTATAAAAATAAAACGGAACCGTCATGCTTATAATCGCACATAGGTATGCCGGAAATTCGGCATAGTATTTGCTGAATTTTCGGCAAGAGGGGGGATGACATTGCTAGCAGTTTCGACACAAGAAGTCATTGAAGCGATTTTGGGCAGTATTGATGAGGCTATACACGCAGTAGATGAAAATGGTATTACAATTTTCTATAATACTGTAGCTGCAAAACACGATGGATCAAAAATTGAAAAAGTGTTAGGTAAACATTTGTTAGAAGCGTTCCCTTCTTTATCTAGGGAAACAAGTACGTTGATGAAAGTGTTAGATACAAAAAAACCAATCGTTCATCAAGTGCAGCATTATCAAAATTTAAATGGAGAAGACATTTGCACAGTAAATACGACGTTACCTATTTTTATAGATGGAAATATTGCTGGAGCTGTTGAAATTGCAAAGGATTATTCCACAGTTCAAAAGCTTACAGATACAATAGTCGATTTGCAGTCGAAAATAAAGCGGTCATCTAGAAAAAAAGCAATCAAAAAGCATGTTGCATTTGAGACAATCGTAACGAATGACGCTCGGTTTAAACAGACGAAAGAATTAGCACAAAAAGTAGCTCCAACTGATGCGAATGTTTTAATATATGGGGAAACAGGAACAGGGAAAGAGTTATTTGTACAAGCGATTCATGAAGCTTCTAAACGGAAAAACAAGCCGTTTATTGCACAAAACTGCGCAGCTTTGCCAGAGTCTCTATTAGAAAGTTTATTGTTTGGAACGACGAAGGGTAGTTATACTGGGGCAATTGAACGAGCGGGGTTATTTGAACTTGTAGATGGAGGGACATTGTTTTTAGATGAACTGAATTCAATGCCACTCGATTTACAAGCGAAAATGCTACGTGTATTAGAAGATGGTGTTATTCGTCGTATTGGTGATAATAAGACGAGAAAAGTAGATGTTCGCGTTATTACAGCAATGAATCAGCCGCCAGAAGTATGTTTAAAAGAGAATAAAATTCGCACTGATTTATACTATCGATTAAATGTCTTTTCATTATATATTCCGCCGCTCCGTGAAAGAACGGAGGACGTATTATTATTAGCGTCTTATTTTTTGAAAGAATATAATAAAAGTTATAAAAAAGGTGTACTTCAAATGGATAAGGAAGCGAAAGAAAGACTACAATCTTACCAATGGCCTGGAAATGTTCGGGAGCTAAAACATACGATTGAACATGCTGTCATTATTGCAGAAGGGAATACATTAACAGCCAATTGTTTACCGCGTACATTTCGGAAAGAGAGTTTTCCGAAGAAGAAAAGCATATTGCCGCTTAGAGAAGCACTTCATCAAACAGAAAAAGAATTAATAGATCAAGCGTTAATTGAAACGGAAGGGAATATACTACAAGCTGCAAAAATGTTAGGCATCCCTCGTCAAACGCTTCAATATAAACTGAGTAAGTACGACAAAACCGCCGAATAATTGGCGGTTTTTGTGTGTTTGCACGAATAAAAGAGCGTTTACATATATGTAAAGTAATGAATATGATAGTATGTATGAATTTCATACAGTGCTTAAAAAATTTTTTTCGCTTATGTAATAGGGTTCTCCGCACATTTACTTATCAATAAAGTAAAGTTGGCATAACTATTGCTTATATAAAGGATGAGCGTATAAAAAGGGGGAATAGCAATGTTACATGATGTATACAAACCAAATCGTCACTGGAAGGATATCGAATTATGGAAAGATGTTACTGAAGAGCAATGGAATGATTGGGTTTGGCAATTAACGAATACGATCAAAACGTTAGATGACTTAAAGAAAGTGATTAACTTAACACCGGATGAAGAAGAGGGCGTTAAAATTTCAACGAAAACGATCCCGTTAAATATTACACCGTACTATGCTTGGTTAATGAATCCTGATGACCCACGCTGTCCGATTCGGATGCAATCTGTACCGATCTCGGAAGAGTTATATAAAACAAAATATGATTTAGAAGATCCGCTTCATGAAGATGAAGATTCTCCAGTTCCAGGGTTGACACATCGTTATCCTGACCGTGTATTATTCTTAGTAACGAATCAATGTTCTATGTATTGTCGTTACTGTACACGCCGCCGTTTTAGTGGACAAATTGGAATGGGTGTGCCGAAGAAACAATTAGATGATGCAATTGCTTACATTCGTGAAACACCACAAGTACGAGATGTATTAATCTCTGGTGGCGACGGTCTTCTAATTAACGATAAAATTTTAGAATATGTATTAAAAAATTTACGAGAGATTCCACATGTCGAGATTATTCGTATCGGTACGAGAGCGCCGGTAGTATTCCCGCAGCGTATTACAGAAAACCTATGTAACATTATTAAAAAATATCATCCAGTATGGTTAAATACACATTTCAATACATCTATTGAAATTACTGAAGAATCGAAAAAAGCATGTGAAATGTTAGCCAATGCTGGTGTTCCAGTCGGAAACCAAGCCGTAATTTTAGCTGGTATTAACGACAGCGTTCCAATTATGAAAAAACTAATGCATGACTTAGTAAAAATCCGTGTACGTCCATACTACATTTATCAATGTGACTTATCTGAAGGTATTGGCCATTTCCGTGCACCAGTTTCTAAAGGTCTTGAAATTATTGAAGGTTTACGCGGACATACGTCTGGTTATGCAGTACCAACATTCGTTGTTGATGCACCAGGAGGAGGCGGTAAAATTGCGCTTCAGCCAAACTATTTAATCTCGCAAAGTGCAGATAAAGTTGTACTTCGTAACTTTGAAGGTGTTATTACAACGTATCCAGAGCCAGAAAGCTACATTCCAGGAAGAGCAGAAGGATACTTTAAAGAAATCTATCCAAACTACGAAGAAAAACGTTCAGATGTTGGTATCGCGGGTCTTATGAGCGACAAGAAATTTAATCTTGTTCCAGACGATTTACAGCGTATGAACCGTCGTAAAGACTATGAGGATAATGAAACGCATGCAACATTAAAAGATAAACGTGATAAGCGCGACCAATTGAAAGATAAAAAATATCAAGCACAAATGGCTAAATTAGAAGAAAACGACAAAAAAACTGAGGGTGATGCAGTATGAATTGTATGTGGTGTGACAGTACAGAAGCAAAAGAAAGCTTAAA
This genomic window from Bacillus anthracis str. Vollum contains:
- the rocR gene encoding arginine utilization transcriptional regulator RocR; its protein translation is MTLLAVSTQEVIEAILGSIDEAIHAVDENGITIFYNTVAAKHDGSKIEKVLGKHLLEAFPSLSRETSTLMKVLDTKKPIVHQVQHYQNLNGEDICTVNTTLPIFIDGNIAGAVEIAKDYSTVQKLTDTIVDLQSKIKRSSRKKAIKKHVAFETIVTNDARFKQTKELAQKVAPTDANVLIYGETGTGKELFVQAIHEASKRKNKPFIAQNCAALPESLLESLLFGTTKGSYTGAIERAGLFELVDGGTLFLDELNSMPLDLQAKMLRVLEDGVIRRIGDNKTRKVDVRVITAMNQPPEVCLKENKIRTDLYYRLNVFSLYIPPLRERTEDVLLLASYFLKEYNKSYKKGVLQMDKEAKERLQSYQWPGNVRELKHTIEHAVIIAEGNTLTANCLPRTFRKESFPKKKSILPLREALHQTEKELIDQALIETEGNILQAAKMLGIPRQTLQYKLSKYDKTAE
- the ablA gene encoding lysine 2,3-aminomutase; the protein is MLHDVYKPNRHWKDIELWKDVTEEQWNDWVWQLTNTIKTLDDLKKVINLTPDEEEGVKISTKTIPLNITPYYAWLMNPDDPRCPIRMQSVPISEELYKTKYDLEDPLHEDEDSPVPGLTHRYPDRVLFLVTNQCSMYCRYCTRRRFSGQIGMGVPKKQLDDAIAYIRETPQVRDVLISGGDGLLINDKILEYVLKNLREIPHVEIIRIGTRAPVVFPQRITENLCNIIKKYHPVWLNTHFNTSIEITEESKKACEMLANAGVPVGNQAVILAGINDSVPIMKKLMHDLVKIRVRPYYIYQCDLSEGIGHFRAPVSKGLEIIEGLRGHTSGYAVPTFVVDAPGGGGKIALQPNYLISQSADKVVLRNFEGVITTYPEPESYIPGRAEGYFKEIYPNYEEKRSDVGIAGLMSDKKFNLVPDDLQRMNRRKDYEDNETHATLKDKRDKRDQLKDKKYQAQMAKLEENDKKTEGDAV